A window of Colletes latitarsis isolate SP2378_abdomen chromosome 11, iyColLati1, whole genome shotgun sequence genomic DNA:
aatgaacCTCATCTTTCTTTTCCACAGTAGCTTCGATATATGCTCTTTCAAGGGGGTCAATTTTTGGATGTTGTGCGGGTGTATCGAATACAAAAATTAACCAAAATGCATACCACACAATGCCAAGACttccaaataaataaaatgcaaGAGGCCATCCATCCCAAAGTTCAAATGAACATAACCACCCGCTTACTGGTAAGGATATAACAGTTCCAAAATTTACAcctatgtaaaaataaatatgatAAATTAAACGTATTGTATATTgtgaatgaaaaagtaattaccTGCATACACTACAGCAGCGAATTTATTTCTCTCCAAAGGAGGTATCCAGTGTGCTAGCATACTATGCATTGCAGGGAATGTAACACCCTGGAAAGTTAATTTATTGTATTTCAGATGTAATTATTTTTTCTACTTTACAAGGAACATTTACCTCAGTGACTCCTTCTGCTACTCGCACAATTAAAAACGGTACTAATCCTGCATACGCGGCAAAAGGGCTAATTACAGTTAGTACAGCAGTAAGAAACACTCCTAATCCATATATTAGCTTTCCACCAAATTTTTCTGCCATTCTACCACCTGGGACATTTGTAACTACATAGCCAAGGAAAAAGGCACCCAATATAAGACCTTGTGTCTTTTCATCCCAATCGAATTTTCTTGCtctctaaaaattaaaatttaaccaACCAGATAAAGACAAAGAATGTGGTTGTGCAATACGCGTTCCGTCCGTGTACAAGGACATATCAAAAGTGATAATTTTGCATGAATAATACATATGATAATAAATATGTGAGTAATACAGGCATTTGATCTATGTCAACATTATACATGTACAACATGCTATACCACGTATATAAACTTTAATTGTATATTTAATGTAATAAAAGCaacatattatatgtatattcaataattatttaattgtgTATTATATATACTGTCATGTGACTTAATACGTGTaatgaatataaaatattaataaataatttaattgaatattaatgaaaattaaaggaattaacattaaaaatattgtaaaatagtaATTGTAATATTACAATTAATACAGATAgtagatattaaaaaaatatcaaaacacCTACTGGTATAAATGTTCCATTACTAGATTTTGTATTGTTACAAACATCTGTAGTATTATCATCATGATGTATCCCTGCTGTTTGATTAACCATTGAAATAATAGCCACGGATAAATTTACTCTCATAGCATACACAAGAGCAAAACCTAGAAATCCTAAAAAACCTAATGTATACCTTGCTTTTATGCATGACTTTGTATCTGATGGTTTATCTGGCACGGTAACTGAAAAGAGAATTACATTATTACACATAAATATGTTGCTTTTTGTATAACAATACTAATTAATGCAATTGATATACATAAAAATTctattgtattttattattttgcaattgaatcaattaatacaattattgtaagaGCATAACGGGTTTTGCATTGCTTATGTAATAAGTTAATCTAATGTTTGCATTTTTTATAATGTTAAATCTATTGCTACACATACATGACTTCATCTATTATTATCAATTAATTATGATCTAGTTTAACTAGTTAACTTTTCAATGGTTATACTAGAGTATATATTTTTGTTCCATATATTTATAGTTTACTAATACTGTTCATTATACAGTATGGTCTTGGAAATTGGCTGGTTGCTATCCCCATCAATTTTTAGAACTAGTTCATGCTTGTCTCTGGATAAGTATGTTTATGTTTTTAAGCTTGCAATGTATCGATATGCTATGTTATGCATCTTTTTCTCACTCATCCTCTCCAAAAAAAAGACACGCAGAATTTCCTGGAAGATCTACCTCCCTTCAACTTTGGTCAATTTTGGTTCTGAATGTCAACCAATATCCAAgacattattgtatgtataatgcatAATAATGTTTGAAGCTAAGGAGTTATGATAAatgataaacctggttgctattccaTTATATTTTATAAGTATTTAATGTTGCTATTTCTAATACCTtatctataaatattaattatactcTTTGTTGCCTTATTGCAAATGAAACATGCCAACTCCTCAGCTCCCAACAATGTGCGAAGTCGTTTTGTGTTAACCTGGCACATCTTCTGATAATATATTGTATAATCTCTGGTTCTTTCTCATTTTCAACATCTATCATTATAATTTGTCTATTCTATTTATATGTTCCGTTTATTGTTTATCGCGAATCTTCGCGCGCCAAGTATTACAATCGGTCAATAATTTTGAAATGTAACGGGAACGTAtgtatattttcgtaaaataaccgTCAAAAATAAAGCACACGGAGTTTGACAGATGACAGGTGACAGTGCCGCGAAGAGCTACTGCGTCGTCTAGTCAATCTTTTGTTTCCAAACAATGCCTCCAACAATTCAAGCGAACGGAGGCGATAAACgcgattgaaaaaaaaaacccattTCTCACGCATGAAAGAAATAATATCGTGAAACGAACAGAGAGATAGAACATTAGAGAGAAACCTTTTTCCAGGTAATCGTTGATGCACAGCGGTTGGTCATCTCTCGAGACACTAGGATCCAGTACCTCCATGTTGTCAATGCGTTATTTTACAGAATCCGAAACATTCACGATTATTCTTGTTTTGTCCGAATTCGACACATTCGGTTGTAATACCAATCTAGTAATACGACTATTAATTGATTTTGTTTAAAAGTCGAGACATACAAAGAAGCCCGTCGTCCGCTGTCATCGCCATTGGCGTATTGCTACCAGTGTAGCCAGATTGAACATAAATCAGTGCATTGACGGCGGTACTAGTAATGACGAACTTCCTTTAGCGCCTAACGCGAGTGGTGGTTCGCGCAATTTCAGGAAATCGAGAAAGCGAGTGTGATCCTTTCCTTCTCGCTCTGGCGACAACTGAAATCTGACCTCGCAACAATCGACATGGAATTTCAAGCAGTGGTCCTGTTTTAGTTGATATATCTGTATTTTAATCTGTATACTGATTCTCATGTATAGAAATACGTTTCCACGTGTATTATTATATCCATATTTTATTACATGTTATTATTCATGACTAACGTATAAGTAAATGCCCGAATGTTTAGGTTTTACGCGAGTAATTTGTCGATACAGACATGATTTGATAGATTTTAggtaaaaataaattacattaTTTGTCATCTGTGAACTGGAATATTAACATTTTCTAGGAGTAAACGATTCCTTTTTGTTGTCGCCACATTTTGAATTTCTTTGTTCTAGCCTTTCACCGTGCGTATGCTCGTACGGTATGAACCTGAGTCGTAGTTGCGGCTCGATCATATGCTTTCCAAattcaatatttatattattattagtgattttgttttaaatttacagaatgtgtatacatatacatactttTCTCGTTTGATTTTTCTGTGTTTgctatatgtataaataaatctcGAAGCAAATATTTTACTCTTATGCAAATTATTTCTCTGACGTAAAATACTTAATACAAAGCTGGATAAATGGTTTGACATTGTTCATAATCAATGGCGCACGCAAACGCAGCGTCATCTTCGTTTCGAGTTTAAatcgtttgaaatatttaattttcgaaatagcttaaattaaaatatttttccatcaCTTCTTTCATTATAGTGGAAACAATTGAAATAGAAGATTcgctttctccacaaaaacataTCGCTATAACTTGCAACGGTTTTAGAATATTTAAAAGACATTTTATCATTTTTCATTGTCGTTATTTTAAGAGATTGCGCTGTTTGCAGTAGCAATGGGTGTTTCTTGAATTTGATAGTGGAACATTTTTTGTTCcgccttttcttcttttaatacaTTGCTTCCATTTAATTTTACGCTGTGTTGCACAAGTTACGCTAGAAATACGaacattttttttatatcgTTTAACTATATTTTGAGCAATTTTCTATTTTGCGAGATTTTCTTTTAGTCATTATCGACGAGATTTTTAGGGATTTGGCATTTTTGCAATTCGTACGTACTCAAAGTAAGTTATTTGCGTCGcaattgaaattaataatatactATGCTGTTATCGTTATGTATGTGTCATATGCTAACgataatttgaaataaatacagtggattgcctttttcaatccctcccatagtcaactcacatgggaCACACTGCAATtgcctgcccatcaatactaactgggtgaatagtttctccactgaccgccatccatgagaagaggtcgctaaaatcacctccgaattttcaggtcggtatggcagtctgaTTGgaccgcgaaagtccataaggtgaaagcacAGAccacgtacatatgtatacgaGTAgagctttcacccaatgtattttttcggcccatttttctggggctctagagccccattaccattttcgtgtcactcgcaatgt
This region includes:
- the Mfs10 gene encoding major facilitator superfamily transporter 10: MEVLDPSVSRDDQPLCINDYLEKVTVPDKPSDTKSCIKARYTLGFLGFLGFALVYAMRVNLSVAIISMVNQTAGIHHDDNTTDVCNNTKSSNGTFIPRARKFDWDEKTQGLILGAFFLGYVVTNVPGGRMAEKFGGKLIYGLGVFLTAVLTVISPFAAYAGLVPFLIVRVAEGVTEGVTFPAMHSMLAHWIPPLERNKFAAVVYAGVNFGTVISLPVSGWLCSFELWDGWPLAFYLFGSLGIVWYAFWLIFVFDTPAQHPKIDPLERAYIEATVEKKDEDYDIEVPWLSVFTSLPMWAITITQCGQSWAFYTLLTELPTYMDKILHFDVQQYAFLSALPYLTSWLVGLGISSFADALLVRQLLSPLASFKLWNTVGSLGPSLSFLGAIWAGCDSTTVMIMLAGLGSLQGAVYAGNQMNHIALAPRYAGTLYGLTNTAANTCGFLAPYIIGKLVQGHETLARWHTVFWLAAGINMATNCFYLIFASATEQPWSKGS